In one Fibrobacter sp. genomic region, the following are encoded:
- a CDS encoding sensor domain-containing diguanylate cyclase, protein MFAVAGLLLGVAFQGGMFLFLIPFAGVAAALGYMNLPRVPGGKTASLPVVGSAVKATGISPAVTPELKNSFDDSASEYNEPGSTLRVNQVWARADADVKKAFSDMLEGLKRVVPNVHSLVLFSPLNSMKEWGMRAYACTNPDVRIASDVKITENTGLISQLFRMDVSRLLEGDLSGGKQLLYYIDNPMVKSVVAVPMLDRGKNRVGALVMDSLYPNAFNQQTAQALTYIASTLYTLYFKSFVSAKNYIEQQQFSVLYHYQHQFFKNMTVKDVFRQIFEYVKGNIPFDRMMILALDRQNDNNLHQERVGHVVCCDGIDADQFVNKKFTLSDKGLAILALYHNRPVERTFNQSAFNAYIPRIDNQEKKNMEFRQLFVMPVPTETNAEQAELAICLESRRNDRYSEHEMNLLKAFAGVAGFAYARACQAEQDKDLATRDGLTGLINHRTLHENLRTEKIRADRQRYNIGVLMMDIDHFKSVNDTYGHPIGDVVIKGIASAISGEIRKEIDVVARYGGEEFVVGLVDTTADGMIETAERIRHAVMKLEFDVHQQEPLRVTVSIGAFLVTPEFHDMKKAVNYADQALYKAKEGGRNQVIQYTELPMEPAPVDDGIPVLSSSMKA, encoded by the coding sequence ATGTTCGCTGTTGCAGGCTTGCTCCTGGGAGTTGCCTTCCAGGGAGGCATGTTCCTGTTCCTCATCCCGTTTGCAGGTGTCGCCGCGGCACTCGGGTACATGAACCTGCCGCGCGTTCCCGGCGGCAAGACGGCCTCGTTGCCGGTTGTCGGCTCCGCGGTGAAGGCTACCGGGATTTCTCCGGCCGTCACGCCCGAACTCAAGAACTCTTTTGACGATTCCGCATCGGAATACAACGAGCCCGGTTCTACGCTGCGCGTAAACCAGGTGTGGGCCCGCGCTGATGCCGACGTGAAGAAGGCTTTCAGCGACATGCTCGAAGGCCTCAAGCGCGTTGTCCCGAACGTGCACTCGCTCGTGCTGTTTTCGCCCCTCAATTCCATGAAGGAATGGGGCATGCGCGCCTACGCCTGCACCAATCCCGACGTGCGCATCGCCTCCGACGTGAAGATTACCGAGAACACGGGGCTCATAAGCCAGCTTTTCCGCATGGACGTGAGCCGCCTGCTCGAAGGCGACCTTTCGGGCGGCAAGCAGCTTCTCTACTATATCGACAATCCGATGGTCAAGTCCGTGGTCGCGGTCCCGATGCTCGACCGCGGCAAGAACCGCGTGGGCGCCCTGGTGATGGATTCGCTCTACCCGAACGCGTTCAACCAGCAGACGGCTCAGGCGCTCACCTATATCGCGAGCACCCTTTACACGCTCTACTTCAAGAGCTTCGTCTCGGCAAAGAACTACATAGAGCAGCAGCAGTTCAGCGTGCTCTACCATTACCAGCACCAGTTCTTCAAGAACATGACGGTGAAGGACGTGTTCCGCCAGATTTTCGAATACGTGAAGGGCAACATTCCTTTTGACCGCATGATGATTCTCGCCCTCGACCGCCAGAACGACAACAACCTGCACCAGGAGCGCGTGGGGCATGTCGTGTGCTGCGACGGTATCGACGCCGACCAGTTCGTGAACAAGAAGTTTACGCTTTCCGACAAGGGCCTTGCCATCCTCGCGCTGTACCACAACAGGCCCGTGGAACGCACTTTCAACCAGTCCGCCTTCAACGCCTACATCCCGCGCATCGACAACCAAGAAAAGAAGAACATGGAATTCCGCCAGCTGTTCGTGATGCCCGTGCCTACGGAGACGAATGCGGAACAGGCGGAACTTGCCATTTGCCTCGAGAGCCGCAGGAACGACCGCTACTCCGAACACGAGATGAACTTGCTCAAGGCGTTTGCGGGGGTTGCGGGCTTCGCGTATGCGCGCGCCTGCCAGGCCGAACAAGATAAGGACCTCGCGACGCGCGACGGGCTTACCGGCCTTATCAACCACCGTACGCTCCACGAGAATCTGCGTACCGAAAAGATTCGCGCCGACCGCCAGAGATACAATATCGGCGTGCTCATGATGGACATCGACCATTTCAAGAGCGTGAACGACACCTACGGTCACCCGATTGGCGATGTGGTCATCAAGGGAATCGCCTCTGCCATCAGCGGCGAAATCCGCAAGGAAATTGACGTGGTCGCCCGTTACGGCGGCGAGGAATTCGTCGTGGGTCTTGTCGACACGACGGCGGACGGCATGATCGAGACTGCGGAACGCATCCGCCATGCCGTGATGAAGCTCGAGTTCGACGTGCACCAGCAGGAACCGCTCCGCGTGACAGTGAGCATCGGCGCCTTCCTCGTGACGCCCGAATTCCACGACATGAAGAAGGCCGTGAACTATGCCGACCAGGCACTCTACAAGGCGAAGGAGGGTGGCCGCAACCAGGTCATCCAGTACACGGAACTGCCGATGGAACCCGCACCCGTGGACGATGGCATTCCGGTGCTTTCGTCTTCGATGAAGGCCTAG
- a CDS encoding LptF/LptG family permease: MKFSRYLIWNFVKMFLIVTIGAIFMFAVIDFVGNIKIWLARETKDAVDYYVSYIPYMLYLITPVSMFIAVLASVGNMSRHLEMSAMQSSGQSPLKTLFPIFFLGILVSFGSYEMSELWLPDANHKRLEIMETNAQKKKNPRIKEKSDFTFIDSEKASWFFKFYSGKAKMGRDVVLLLREQGRLVERYDAKTVRWVEPDTTSIDSTSRDSVMKSYEENSYWMFERGMKRIFNKDGTVTVIPITREKMVGKVTTRPADLINERQVPDEMDSKMVRERIEVLKRSGEDTRAMETALHFKLSAHWMNLIVLLIGAALCHRYSRSGGLSQKFGIGLLLVFSYYILERIGLKMGENGALSPFLAAWISHIVFGGVACAMLYRSFRL; this comes from the coding sequence ATGAAGTTCTCGCGTTACCTGATATGGAATTTTGTGAAGATGTTCCTCATCGTGACTATCGGTGCCATCTTCATGTTCGCGGTCATCGACTTCGTTGGCAACATCAAGATATGGCTTGCCCGCGAAACGAAGGACGCTGTTGACTACTATGTGAGCTACATCCCGTACATGCTCTACCTCATCACGCCGGTATCCATGTTCATCGCGGTGCTCGCCTCGGTGGGCAACATGTCCAGGCATCTCGAGATGAGCGCCATGCAGAGTTCGGGCCAGAGCCCGCTCAAGACTTTGTTCCCCATATTCTTTTTGGGCATACTCGTGTCCTTCGGGTCGTACGAGATGAGCGAACTGTGGCTTCCGGATGCCAACCACAAGCGTCTCGAAATCATGGAGACCAACGCGCAGAAAAAGAAGAACCCGCGCATCAAGGAAAAGAGCGACTTCACGTTTATCGACAGCGAGAAGGCGAGTTGGTTCTTCAAGTTCTATTCGGGCAAGGCGAAGATGGGCCGCGACGTGGTGCTTCTGCTGCGCGAACAGGGAAGGCTCGTGGAACGCTACGACGCCAAGACCGTCAGGTGGGTGGAACCGGATACCACCTCGATCGACAGCACCTCCCGCGACAGCGTGATGAAGAGCTACGAGGAAAATTCCTACTGGATGTTCGAACGCGGGATGAAGCGCATATTCAACAAGGACGGCACGGTGACGGTCATACCGATTACGCGCGAAAAGATGGTCGGGAAGGTCACGACCCGTCCGGCTGACCTCATCAACGAGCGTCAGGTGCCCGACGAGATGGATTCCAAGATGGTCCGGGAGCGCATCGAAGTGCTCAAGCGCTCCGGCGAAGACACCCGCGCGATGGAGACTGCCCTCCATTTCAAGCTTTCCGCCCACTGGATGAACCTAATCGTGCTGCTCATCGGGGCGGCCCTCTGTCACCGTTATAGCCGTTCTGGGGGCCTTTCCCAGAAATTCGGCATTGGCCTCTTGCTCGTTTTTAGTTATTATATTCTGGAAAGAATCGGATTGAAGATGGGTGAGAACGGCGCGCTTTCTCCATTCTTGGCTGCCTGGATAAGCCATATCGTCTTTGGTGGCGTCGCGTGTGCCATGCTCTACCGCTCTTTCCGGCTTTAA
- a CDS encoding LptF/LptG family permease, with amino-acid sequence MLKELIGPFLAALFGITFLFVVDFLVKILDNVLSKGLPASTVLEIFVLNLAWMLSLSIPMAVLVACLMAFGRLSGDHEITAVKAAGVSPLSLMRPVMLVALLVTVLMILFNNWILPEANHRSVELMNAVSRKKPHVFIDAGRLITQFPDVQLWVNRIDPVSGVLYGIQVYELEKKGAPRVVYADSATLDYVDNGATLMFRMRSGETHIVDPDKPESYFRIRFFSQDLAMQNVDDRLERRTRSYRSDREMPVEMMMDVVNEARAKYDTAYAFARDKRLASLISTKNLVIGDSIVPKDAAGGAPLDSVQGRRSLQRIRMQEISALRNTERLWGRMEAEQKRAAQYLVEIHKKFSTSFACFIFVLIGAPLGIMARKGGIGTGIIYSLAFFVIYWICLIGGENLADRLIISPELAMWASNIIIGAFGVFITIAMVRDRFTGDSKFFRAMRAIGRKFRSIGRGHA; translated from the coding sequence GTGTTGAAAGAACTTATTGGCCCGTTTTTGGCGGCGCTTTTTGGCATAACGTTTTTGTTCGTCGTCGATTTCTTGGTGAAAATACTGGACAACGTGCTTTCGAAGGGGCTGCCCGCGTCGACGGTTCTCGAGATATTCGTGCTGAACCTCGCATGGATGCTTTCGCTGTCCATCCCGATGGCGGTGCTTGTCGCATGCCTCATGGCGTTCGGGCGCCTTTCGGGTGACCACGAAATCACGGCGGTGAAGGCGGCGGGTGTTTCACCTTTGTCGCTCATGCGTCCGGTGATGCTTGTCGCACTTTTGGTCACGGTCCTGATGATCCTTTTCAACAACTGGATCCTGCCCGAGGCGAACCACCGCTCCGTCGAACTGATGAACGCCGTCTCCCGCAAGAAGCCGCACGTGTTTATCGATGCGGGCCGCCTCATCACGCAGTTTCCCGACGTACAGCTCTGGGTGAACCGCATCGACCCGGTATCGGGCGTGCTCTACGGCATCCAGGTGTATGAACTCGAGAAGAAGGGCGCGCCCAGGGTCGTGTATGCGGACAGCGCGACTCTCGATTACGTGGACAACGGGGCTACCCTCATGTTCCGCATGCGCAGCGGCGAGACGCATATCGTCGACCCCGACAAGCCGGAAAGCTATTTCCGTATCAGGTTCTTCTCGCAGGACCTCGCCATGCAGAACGTGGACGACCGCCTGGAACGCAGGACCAGAAGTTACAGAAGTGACCGCGAGATGCCTGTCGAGATGATGATGGACGTGGTGAACGAGGCTCGCGCGAAGTACGATACTGCATATGCCTTTGCCCGCGACAAGCGCCTTGCTTCCCTTATTTCCACAAAGAACTTGGTCATCGGGGACAGTATCGTTCCCAAGGATGCCGCCGGGGGAGCTCCTCTCGATTCTGTCCAGGGGCGGCGGTCGCTCCAGCGCATCCGCATGCAAGAAATTTCGGCGCTCCGCAATACGGAGAGGCTGTGGGGTAGGATGGAGGCCGAACAGAAGCGTGCCGCCCAGTATCTCGTAGAAATTCACAAGAAGTTCAGCACGTCGTTCGCATGTTTCATATTCGTGCTCATCGGCGCCCCGCTCGGGATTATGGCCCGCAAGGGCGGTATCGGTACGGGTATCATCTACAGTCTTGCGTTCTTCGTGATTTACTGGATTTGCCTTATCGGCGGCGAAAACCTGGCCGACCGTCTCATCATTTCTCCTGAACTCGCCATGTGGGCTTCGAATATCATCATCGGCGCGTTTGGCGTGTTCATCACCATCGCGATGGTGCGCGACCGCTTTACGGGAGATTCCAAGTTCTTCAGGGCCATGCGCGCCATAGGCCGCAAGTTCCGTTCCATCGGCAGGGGTCACGCATGA
- a CDS encoding outer membrane protein assembly factor BamD: MKLSLKTALFTSLFLSVAMLGACSSSSSTRVTHTQFCKDKLEKAEELFKKEKYGRVIDKLEEIMSYCAGTGYLEQTSFLLAESHFNLEQWIEARGEYGSFVMNFPGSPYAETAEFRKAIASFNMEFRVSRDDANTTVAMKDFERYLSNHPDSPLRDSINYYYGLLIERLAEKEFQTARLYLRMDKPQAAVIYFKEFLETYKQSKRRKEALFLTSQAYTELDQFESAREYLNIARQELKADDKDGQKMLEKTEEKIAKAEKSFEKRIKKDAEKKRVQKEEREMLN; encoded by the coding sequence ATGAAACTTTCTCTAAAGACAGCCCTGTTCACAAGCCTTTTCCTTTCTGTCGCCATGCTGGGCGCTTGCTCCTCCAGTTCTTCCACGAGAGTCACCCACACCCAGTTCTGCAAAGACAAACTGGAAAAGGCGGAAGAACTCTTCAAGAAAGAAAAGTACGGACGCGTCATCGACAAGCTCGAAGAAATCATGAGCTACTGCGCCGGTACCGGCTACCTGGAACAGACATCCTTCCTGCTTGCCGAAAGCCACTTCAATCTGGAACAGTGGATCGAGGCCCGCGGAGAATACGGAAGCTTCGTGATGAACTTCCCCGGTTCGCCGTATGCGGAAACCGCAGAATTCAGGAAGGCTATCGCCTCGTTCAACATGGAGTTCCGCGTGAGCCGCGACGACGCGAACACGACCGTCGCCATGAAGGATTTCGAACGCTACCTTTCGAACCATCCGGATTCGCCGCTCCGCGATTCCATCAACTACTACTACGGACTTTTGATTGAACGTCTCGCCGAAAAGGAATTCCAGACGGCAAGACTCTACCTGCGCATGGACAAGCCGCAGGCGGCCGTCATCTACTTCAAGGAATTCCTCGAGACCTACAAGCAGTCCAAGCGCCGCAAAGAAGCGCTGTTCCTCACCTCGCAGGCCTATACCGAACTTGACCAGTTCGAAAGCGCTCGCGAATACCTGAACATCGCCAGGCAGGAACTCAAGGCAGACGACAAGGACGGGCAGAAGATGCTCGAAAAGACCGAAGAGAAAATCGCCAAGGCCGAAAAGAGCTTCGAGAAGCGCATAAAGAAGGATGCCGAGAAAAAGCGCGTCCAGAAAGAAGAACGCGAAATGCTGAACTAG
- a CDS encoding rhomboid family intramembrane serine protease, with protein sequence MPPLCDDEQRPPEPPVPDQEPPAFEEPEESTLIAIGTYRQIRDYSLVLLSQGIVHQFQRSEEGPFEIFVSPEFETRASEQIELYRRENPPKEENPPLPLSLSLQPVWVLLVPVVCTVLDFGNFVDRMHFAGLSDASKVLHGQWWRTITALTLHGDARHIASNLLSGYIVLNLMSYRLPLARMAPFLAVASAIANFFVALTVQSDYRALGFSTFVFAAIGALAVIEFRLMPRETHGMLRRFAPLCGAASLAVFLGLGENADILGHAYGFIAGAVCGLIPQKKTLRWGTPTTLADLVWVAIYFAIFIVGWHAALS encoded by the coding sequence ATGCCGCCCCTATGCGACGACGAGCAGCGCCCGCCCGAGCCACCCGTACCCGACCAGGAACCGCCCGCCTTCGAAGAACCCGAAGAATCGACGCTCATCGCCATCGGCACTTACAGACAAATTCGCGACTACAGCCTGGTGCTCCTATCACAAGGAATCGTCCACCAGTTCCAGCGTTCCGAGGAAGGACCTTTCGAAATTTTCGTCTCGCCCGAATTCGAGACGCGCGCCAGCGAACAGATTGAGCTCTACCGCAGGGAAAACCCGCCCAAGGAAGAAAACCCACCGCTCCCCTTGAGCCTGAGCCTCCAACCCGTATGGGTTCTACTGGTACCCGTGGTCTGCACCGTCCTCGACTTCGGGAACTTCGTCGACCGCATGCATTTCGCCGGACTCTCAGATGCCTCCAAGGTTCTGCACGGCCAGTGGTGGCGCACCATCACCGCGCTCACGTTGCACGGCGACGCCCGCCACATCGCGTCGAACCTGCTCAGCGGCTACATCGTGCTGAACCTCATGTCGTACAGGCTCCCGCTTGCACGCATGGCGCCCTTCCTCGCCGTAGCAAGCGCCATCGCGAACTTCTTCGTCGCGCTTACCGTCCAGAGCGACTACCGCGCCCTCGGATTCTCGACCTTCGTGTTCGCCGCCATCGGGGCCCTCGCCGTCATCGAATTCCGGCTCATGCCTCGGGAAACCCACGGGATGCTCCGTCGCTTCGCACCCCTGTGCGGCGCGGCCTCGCTCGCCGTATTCCTCGGGCTCGGCGAAAACGCCGACATCCTCGGCCACGCCTACGGCTTCATCGCGGGCGCAGTCTGCGGGCTTATCCCACAAAAAAAGACGCTCCGCTGGGGAACGCCTACCACGCTTGCCGACCTCGTGTGGGTCGCCATCTATTTCGCCATATTCATCGTAGGCTGGCACGCCGCGCTTTCCTAA
- a CDS encoding tol-pal system YbgF family protein — translation MANESNQSNSEIKEFFVQHGSKVLVALAVILVVVAGVVQFKDSRKAAAVEQAELLGTGLTYLYVNDKDNALNEFEAKINSGKLNGLALAKAALFAGNIKFEKADYDGAIALFQKSIDNAGSVALVRSAAIHGLASAKMQKGDYSAAAKLLEDFVKEFGKRTGDKEDRFQKEEPQDETPIVPDAMWKLVLLHNELGSKNKAKSVAERLVEVYGDTQPYADRAKKFLASF, via the coding sequence ATGGCTAACGAATCTAATCAGAGCAATTCCGAAATCAAGGAGTTTTTTGTCCAACACGGTTCCAAGGTCCTCGTGGCCCTCGCCGTTATTCTTGTTGTTGTCGCCGGCGTCGTCCAGTTCAAGGATAGCCGCAAGGCTGCTGCCGTAGAACAGGCTGAACTCCTCGGTACGGGTCTTACTTATCTCTATGTCAACGACAAGGACAACGCCCTCAACGAATTCGAGGCGAAGATCAATTCCGGTAAGCTGAATGGTCTTGCCCTCGCGAAGGCCGCCCTGTTCGCTGGTAACATCAAGTTCGAAAAGGCTGACTACGATGGCGCTATCGCGCTGTTCCAGAAGTCCATCGACAACGCCGGTTCCGTGGCGCTGGTCCGTTCTGCCGCCATCCATGGCCTTGCTTCTGCCAAGATGCAAAAGGGCGACTATTCCGCTGCTGCCAAGCTTCTCGAAGACTTCGTGAAGGAATTCGGCAAGCGTACGGGCGACAAGGAAGACCGCTTCCAGAAGGAAGAACCGCAAGATGAAACCCCGATTGTCCCGGATGCCATGTGGAAGCTCGTGCTGCTGCACAACGAACTCGGCTCCAAGAACAAGGCGAAGAGCGTCGCTGAACGTCTCGTCGAAGTCTACGGCGATACCCAGCCGTACGCCGACAGGGCCAAGAAGTTCCTCGCTAGCTTCTAA
- a CDS encoding DNA repair helicase XPB gives MNPNGAIIVQSNLEIMVEVDSPSYEAARDAIAPFTELVKSPEHLHTYKISHLSLWNAAATGLRAPEVLERLESQSRYPIPQTVITEIEDYMARYGLLRLKKDGDLLIMESDDKYMFTEICKLKDVEPFVLELKDDLHAIMDPERRGHLKMVLTNAGFPVEDLAGYTVGDPLPIHLRETTLSGKKFALRDYQREAAQVFYASGSEKGGSGVIVLPCGSGKTVIGLATMSLVQTKTLILTPNISASRQWIREICDKTDLTIDQVKEYSGEVKEIGPVTVATYQILTQRKRVKNAENEKPETSLDEFTDEEVKKELANFPLFSQEKWGLMIYDEVHLLPAPVFRLSTEMQATRRLGLTATLVREDHKETEVFSLIGPKKYDIPWRILEAQGWIATADCNEIRIPMEAELKMKYALAPIREKITLASTNPEKTDIVERLLKYYDKPDDRVLIIGQYIDQLEALSKELDIPLITGKTPNKEREKLYGAFRNGSLKNLMVSKVGNFAIDLPDANVLIQISGTFGSRQEEAQRLGRVLRPKSDGGAAHFYSIVTQDSKEQEFAMNRQLFLTEQGYAYKIIKRGDWDILARTPEELAARQ, from the coding sequence ATGAATCCGAACGGCGCAATCATTGTACAGAGCAACCTCGAAATCATGGTCGAGGTTGATTCCCCCTCCTACGAAGCAGCTCGCGACGCAATCGCCCCCTTCACCGAACTGGTAAAGAGCCCCGAGCACCTGCATACATACAAGATATCGCACCTGAGCCTCTGGAACGCGGCAGCAACCGGCCTGCGCGCTCCCGAAGTGCTGGAACGCCTGGAAAGCCAGAGCCGTTACCCCATCCCGCAGACGGTCATCACCGAAATCGAGGACTACATGGCCCGCTACGGCCTGCTGCGCCTCAAGAAGGATGGCGACCTCCTGATCATGGAATCCGACGACAAGTACATGTTCACGGAAATCTGCAAGCTCAAGGATGTCGAGCCGTTCGTTTTGGAACTTAAGGACGACCTGCACGCCATCATGGACCCGGAACGCCGCGGTCACCTGAAGATGGTACTCACGAACGCCGGATTCCCCGTCGAAGACCTCGCGGGCTACACCGTGGGCGACCCGCTGCCCATCCACCTGCGCGAGACGACGCTCTCCGGCAAGAAGTTCGCACTCCGCGACTACCAGAGAGAAGCGGCACAGGTATTCTACGCGAGCGGTTCCGAAAAGGGCGGCTCGGGCGTCATCGTGCTCCCCTGCGGCTCGGGTAAGACCGTCATCGGACTTGCGACCATGTCCCTCGTCCAGACCAAGACGCTCATCCTTACGCCGAACATTTCGGCATCCCGCCAGTGGATTCGCGAAATCTGCGACAAGACCGACCTCACCATCGACCAGGTGAAGGAATACTCCGGCGAAGTCAAGGAAATCGGCCCGGTGACCGTCGCGACCTACCAGATCCTCACGCAGAGGAAGCGCGTGAAGAACGCCGAAAACGAGAAGCCCGAGACATCGCTCGACGAATTTACCGACGAAGAAGTCAAGAAGGAACTCGCGAACTTCCCGCTGTTCAGCCAGGAGAAGTGGGGCCTCATGATTTACGACGAAGTGCACCTGCTTCCCGCCCCCGTTTTCCGCCTGAGTACCGAAATGCAGGCCACCCGCCGCTTGGGCCTTACGGCAACGCTCGTGCGCGAAGACCACAAGGAAACTGAAGTATTCAGCCTTATCGGCCCCAAGAAGTACGACATCCCGTGGCGCATCCTCGAAGCCCAGGGCTGGATCGCGACTGCGGACTGTAACGAGATTCGCATCCCGATGGAAGCGGAACTCAAGATGAAGTACGCCCTCGCGCCTATCCGCGAGAAGATCACGCTCGCGAGCACGAACCCCGAAAAGACAGACATCGTGGAACGCCTGCTCAAGTACTACGACAAGCCCGACGACCGCGTGCTCATCATCGGCCAGTACATCGACCAGCTCGAAGCGCTCTCGAAGGAACTCGACATCCCGCTCATCACGGGCAAGACCCCGAACAAGGAACGCGAAAAGCTTTACGGCGCCTTCCGCAACGGAAGCCTCAAGAACCTCATGGTTTCGAAGGTCGGCAACTTCGCCATCGACCTTCCCGACGCGAACGTGCTCATCCAGATTTCCGGAACCTTCGGAAGCCGCCAGGAAGAAGCCCAGCGTCTCGGCCGCGTATTGCGCCCCAAGAGCGACGGCGGTGCCGCGCACTTCTACAGCATCGTGACGCAGGATTCCAAGGAACAGGAATTCGCCATGAACCGTCAGCTGTTCCTCACCGAACAGGGATACGCCTACAAGATCATCAAGCGCGGGGACTGGGATATTCTCGCCCGCACTCCTGAAGAACTCGCTGCCCGCCAATAA
- a CDS encoding flavodoxin gives MICRSKLAVMISAVAVSAMFVACNDRAEEKAQSKAQPAAETAAQPAASKSVVVYFSQTGTTKKLAGVMKQAVNADEIELKLVTPYPSTYDSTIAMVGAQRESKQWPALENAKLDLAKYDTVYLGYPIMFGSFAPPIYSFLDSNDLSGKVVVPFCTYGSGGRKASAAELKTLEPNANVTLAMGVSNKRMTREDGDSIAKVEVETFLANLAAGKTDEMLMGGYSEQRPLTAEDSAVFVAATKDYAYLNLTPLSVSTQVVAGMNYLFTCEMKAFGGAAIQTNVKIFKPLPGRGDPELIVVEK, from the coding sequence ATGATTTGTAGGTCGAAACTGGCCGTAATGATATCTGCCGTTGCCGTGTCTGCGATGTTTGTCGCGTGCAATGACCGAGCCGAAGAGAAGGCGCAATCCAAGGCGCAGCCCGCTGCGGAAACTGCCGCGCAACCTGCGGCGAGCAAGTCGGTTGTCGTCTACTTCTCGCAGACGGGAACGACGAAGAAACTTGCCGGGGTCATGAAGCAGGCGGTGAATGCCGACGAAATCGAACTCAAGCTGGTGACACCGTATCCTTCCACTTACGACAGCACTATTGCTATGGTAGGTGCGCAGCGTGAAAGCAAGCAATGGCCCGCGCTCGAGAATGCGAAACTGGACCTCGCCAAGTACGATACTGTGTATCTGGGCTATCCGATCATGTTCGGGAGTTTCGCTCCGCCGATTTATTCTTTCCTCGATTCGAACGATTTGTCGGGCAAGGTGGTGGTGCCGTTTTGCACCTACGGTAGCGGCGGCCGCAAGGCTTCTGCTGCCGAACTCAAGACGCTTGAACCCAATGCGAACGTGACGCTTGCGATGGGTGTTTCCAACAAGCGTATGACAAGGGAAGATGGCGATTCCATCGCGAAGGTAGAAGTGGAAACGTTCCTTGCGAATCTTGCCGCGGGCAAGACCGACGAGATGCTCATGGGCGGCTATTCTGAACAGCGCCCGCTTACCGCGGAAGATTCCGCCGTGTTCGTTGCCGCGACCAAGGACTACGCTTACTTGAATCTGACTCCACTCAGCGTCTCGACGCAGGTTGTGGCGGGAATGAATTACCTGTTCACTTGCGAGATGAAAGCCTTTGGTGGAGCGGCGATTCAGACGAATGTCAAAATCTTCAAACCGCTTCCGGGGCGCGGTGATCCGGAACTTATCGTTGTGGAAAAGTAA
- a CDS encoding DUF2238 domain-containing protein: MKNIQKSHLILLALVLLTTVWSVIGVVDTYLTWVLEASPAIAGLLVLVFTYNKFRMPTFLYVVMALHMVVLLVGAHYSYAKVPLGFWMEDWFGWTRNNYDKIGHFMQGVTPALVMIELLRRKTPLKTNGWTGFIAVCVAEAISALYEIIEWMASLGNPTDTEAFLGTQGYIWDTQTDMFMCLIGATVVTLIRLLVPRARGEQKSI; encoded by the coding sequence ATGAAGAATATCCAAAAATCACATCTAATTCTACTGGCTCTCGTGCTCCTGACTACGGTCTGGTCTGTCATCGGGGTCGTCGATACATATCTTACCTGGGTTCTCGAGGCTTCACCCGCGATTGCGGGGCTCCTTGTCCTCGTGTTCACGTACAACAAATTCCGGATGCCGACCTTCCTCTACGTGGTGATGGCGCTCCATATGGTGGTCCTCCTGGTGGGGGCGCATTATTCATATGCGAAGGTCCCGCTCGGCTTCTGGATGGAAGACTGGTTCGGCTGGACGCGCAACAATTACGACAAGATCGGGCACTTTATGCAGGGCGTTACGCCCGCGCTCGTGATGATTGAACTTCTGCGCCGGAAAACTCCGCTCAAGACCAACGGATGGACGGGGTTCATTGCGGTGTGCGTCGCCGAGGCTATTTCCGCGCTTTACGAAATTATCGAATGGATGGCTTCTTTGGGCAACCCGACAGATACGGAAGCCTTCCTGGGAACGCAGGGCTACATTTGGGATACGCAGACGGACATGTTCATGTGCCTTATCGGGGCTACAGTCGTGACTTTGATCCGCTTGCTGGTGCCGCGTGCTCGCGGCGAGCAGAAGTCTATATAG